One stretch of Tachysurus fulvidraco isolate hzauxx_2018 chromosome 12, HZAU_PFXX_2.0, whole genome shotgun sequence DNA includes these proteins:
- the ddhd1a gene encoding phospholipase DDHD1 isoform X1 produces MSSFTNKSPFISPPESPENGDTAVGSTNWGLLSNDRFPCSCDESLAVQSDVERHLGLLHTRQDAMALHLDQSYRSGADSYLHGSPLDYSENNGNTSPLENRRKYRSGAPRPRFEVVEELGPEEVRWFYKEDKKTWKPFVGHDSLRIELMYRTLCQPSPGQDISPGLTVPDVQDHCECAAAVASGQSSEQLENTDLDISIEAVCVRGGLYEVDVREKECYPVYWNQQDRIPVMRGQWFVDGTWTPMEEDESDLLEKEHLVCFRGQQMQDTLENDAVAMTVDSKEVLSHLPPFYLPFLFKWSGYQTSTKSLKRKRCQAIHSLKLSRSHVDWLGVEEVYLYSDATTSKIARTVTQKLGFSKASSSGTRLHRGYVEEASLEDKPPQTTHIVFVVHGIGQKMDKDRIIKNTGMLREAVRKMEEKHFSEHIEEHVEFLPVEWRSKLSLDGDTVDSITLDKVRGLRDLLNSSAMDIMYYTSPLYRDEITKGLTQELNRLYTLFCTRNPEFEQNGGKVSIVSHSLGCVIAYDIMTGWDPVRFRMQELQEPDEEELRWMNYKERHLLEQVQHARQRLQELEEQLQGLEATKPPGAPELKFKVENYFCMGSPLAVFLALRGIRPGNSGYQDHIMPKSICQRLFNIFHPTDPVAYRLEPLVLKHYNNIAPVQIHWCNTSNPTPYDEMKPVFLNPVKDPTSDTESLPSPSTSPVMSRRPYGDSITTLGKASILGAASIGKGIGGMLFSRFSRSSSQPSGVDSVALDGEEKSQSVYGLSTMSQSTSTIIDAAVEMEHRIDFELREGLVESRYWSAVTSHTAYWNSPDVALFLLTFIYKSQSSSETCQDNPDPDPE; encoded by the exons ATGAGCAGCTTTACGAACAAGTCGCCCTTCATTAGTCCACCGGAGAGTCCTGAGAACGGAGATACCGCCGTCGGGAGCACAAACTGGGGCCTCCTCAGCAATGACAGGTTTCCGTGCTCCTGCGATGAATCCCTGGCGGTGCAGTCGGATGTGGAGAGACACCTGGGGCTGCTCCATACCCGGCAGGACGCCATGGCGCTGCACTTGGACCAGTCTTACCGGAGCGGTGCCGACTCCTACCTCCACGGCTCTCCGCTGGACTACAGCGAGAACAACGGAAACACGAGTCCGCTGGAGAACAGGAGAAAATACCGCTCCGGTGCTCCCAGACCGCGCTTTGAGGTCGTGGAGGAACTCGGGCCCGAGGAAGTACGCTGGTTTTATAAGGAAGACAAAAAGACGTGGAAACCTTTCGTCGGGCACGACTCCCTGAGAATCGAGCTCATGTACCGCACATTGTGTCAACCGAGTCCGGGCCAGGACATCAGCCCAGGCCTCACGGTACCGGATGTACAGGATCATTGTGAGTGTGCGGCAGCTGTGGCGTCGGGACAGAGCTCCGAACAGCTGGAGAACACCGACCTGGACATCAGCATtgaagcagtgtgtgtcagaggagGACTCTATGAGGTGGatgtcagagagaaagagtgctATCCTGTTTACTGGAACC AGCAGGACCGCATCCCTGTGATGAGGGGACAGTGGTTTGTAGATGGCACGTGGACACCTATGGAGGAGGATGAGAGCGACCTCCTGGAGAAGGAGCACCTGGTGTGTTTCCGGGGACAACAGATGCAGGACACTTTAGAAAATGATGCGGTGGCCATGACTGTGGATAGCAAAGAAG TTCTCTCCCACCTTCCTCCATTCTACCTCCCCTTTCTGTTCAAATGGAGCGGATATCAGACGAGTACTAAAAGCCTCAAGCGAAAGCGTTGCCAAG CCATCCACAGCCTAAAGCTGAGTCGCAGCCATGTTGACTGGCTGGGTGTTGAAGAGGTGTATCTGTACAGCGACGCCACCACCTCCAAGATCGCCCGCACTGTCACACAGAAGCTTGGTTTCTCAAAAG CCTCAAGCAGTGGCACCAGGCTTCATCGAGGCTATGTGGAGGAGGCATCTTTGGAAGATAAGCCCCCACAGACAACCCACATTGTCTTTGTTGTGCATGGCATTGGCCAGAAGATGGACAAAGATCGTATTATCAAGAACACGGGCAT GCTGCGAGAGGCGGTGCGGAAAATGGAAGAGAAACACTTTTCCGAGCACATTGAGGAGCATGTGGAGTTTTTGCCAGTAGAGTGGCGCTCCAAACTGAGCCTGGATGGAG ACACAGTCGACTCCATCACACTAGATAAAGTGCGAGGGCTGAGAGACTTACTGAACAGCAGTGCCATGGACATCATGTATTACACCAGCCCTCTCTACAGAGATGAG ATCACTAAAGGCTTGACCCAGGAACTCAACCGACTGTACACACTTTTTTGCACTCGGAACCCAGAGTTTGAGCAGAATGGGGGCAAGGTATCCATCGTTTCCCACTCTCTAGGCTGTGTGATTGCATACGACATCATGACTGGCTGGGACCCGGTGCGTTTTCGCATGCAGGAGCTACAGGAGCCTGACGAGGAGGAGTTGCGCTGGATGAACTACAAAGAGCGCCATCTGTTGGAGCAGGTGCAACATGCCAGACAAAG GTTGCAAGAACTGGAGGAACAGCTTCAGGGTTTAGAGGCTACTAAACCTCCAGGTGCTCCTGAATTGAAGTTTAAG GTAGAGAACTACTTCTGCATGGGCTCTCCCCTAGCGGTGTTCTTGGCATTGCGTGGCATTCGACCAGGGAACAGTGGATACCAGGACCACATCATGCCGAAATCCATCTGTCAGCgcctttttaatattttccacCCCACAGACCCAGTG GCCTATCGACTGGAGCCCCTTGTGTTGAAACACTACAACAATATTGCACCTGTCCAAATACACTG GTGCAACACTTCCAATCCAACACCATATGATGAAATGAAACCTGTTTTCCTGAACCCAGTGAAGGATCCCACTTCAGACACAGAGAGTCTTCCCAGCCCCAGTACATCACCTGTAATGTCTCGACGACCCTATGGAGATTCCATCACCACACTGGGCAAGGCCAGCATACTGG GTGCTGCCAGCATTGGAAAAGGCATCGGAGGAATGTTGTTCTCCCGTTTCTCACGCTCCAGCAGTCAACCATCAGGAGTGGATTCTGTAGCACTGGATGGTGAAGAGAAGAGCCAGTCGGTGTATGGCCTGTCCACCATGTCTCAGTCCACCTCCACCATCATTGATGCTGCAG TGGAGATGGAGCACCGCATTGACTTTGAGCTGCGGGAAGGCTTGGTTGAAAGCCGCTACTGGTCAGCAGTCACCTCTCACACAGCCTACTGGAACTCTCCTGATGTGGCCCTGTTCCTGCTGACCTTCATAT
- the ddhd1a gene encoding phospholipase DDHD1 isoform X2: MSSFTNKSPFISPPESPENGDTAVGSTNWGLLSNDRFPCSCDESLAVQSDVERHLGLLHTRQDAMALHLDQSYRSGADSYLHGSPLDYSENNGNTSPLENRRKYRSGAPRPRFEVVEELGPEEVRWFYKEDKKTWKPFVGHDSLRIELMYRTLCQPSPGQDISPGLTVPDVQDHCECAAAVASGQSSEQLENTDLDISIEAVCVRGGLYEVDVREKECYPVYWNQQDRIPVMRGQWFVDGTWTPMEEDESDLLEKEHLVCFRGQQMQDTLENDAVAMTVDSKEAIHSLKLSRSHVDWLGVEEVYLYSDATTSKIARTVTQKLGFSKASSSGTRLHRGYVEEASLEDKPPQTTHIVFVVHGIGQKMDKDRIIKNTGMLREAVRKMEEKHFSEHIEEHVEFLPVEWRSKLSLDGDTVDSITLDKVRGLRDLLNSSAMDIMYYTSPLYRDEITKGLTQELNRLYTLFCTRNPEFEQNGGKVSIVSHSLGCVIAYDIMTGWDPVRFRMQELQEPDEEELRWMNYKERHLLEQVQHARQRLQELEEQLQGLEATKPPGAPELKFKVENYFCMGSPLAVFLALRGIRPGNSGYQDHIMPKSICQRLFNIFHPTDPVAYRLEPLVLKHYNNIAPVQIHWCNTSNPTPYDEMKPVFLNPVKDPTSDTESLPSPSTSPVMSRRPYGDSITTLGKASILGAASIGKGIGGMLFSRFSRSSSQPSGVDSVALDGEEKSQSVYGLSTMSQSTSTIIDAAVEMEHRIDFELREGLVESRYWSAVTSHTAYWNSPDVALFLLTFIYKSQSSSETCQDNPDPDPE; this comes from the exons ATGAGCAGCTTTACGAACAAGTCGCCCTTCATTAGTCCACCGGAGAGTCCTGAGAACGGAGATACCGCCGTCGGGAGCACAAACTGGGGCCTCCTCAGCAATGACAGGTTTCCGTGCTCCTGCGATGAATCCCTGGCGGTGCAGTCGGATGTGGAGAGACACCTGGGGCTGCTCCATACCCGGCAGGACGCCATGGCGCTGCACTTGGACCAGTCTTACCGGAGCGGTGCCGACTCCTACCTCCACGGCTCTCCGCTGGACTACAGCGAGAACAACGGAAACACGAGTCCGCTGGAGAACAGGAGAAAATACCGCTCCGGTGCTCCCAGACCGCGCTTTGAGGTCGTGGAGGAACTCGGGCCCGAGGAAGTACGCTGGTTTTATAAGGAAGACAAAAAGACGTGGAAACCTTTCGTCGGGCACGACTCCCTGAGAATCGAGCTCATGTACCGCACATTGTGTCAACCGAGTCCGGGCCAGGACATCAGCCCAGGCCTCACGGTACCGGATGTACAGGATCATTGTGAGTGTGCGGCAGCTGTGGCGTCGGGACAGAGCTCCGAACAGCTGGAGAACACCGACCTGGACATCAGCATtgaagcagtgtgtgtcagaggagGACTCTATGAGGTGGatgtcagagagaaagagtgctATCCTGTTTACTGGAACC AGCAGGACCGCATCCCTGTGATGAGGGGACAGTGGTTTGTAGATGGCACGTGGACACCTATGGAGGAGGATGAGAGCGACCTCCTGGAGAAGGAGCACCTGGTGTGTTTCCGGGGACAACAGATGCAGGACACTTTAGAAAATGATGCGGTGGCCATGACTGTGGATAGCAAAGAAG CCATCCACAGCCTAAAGCTGAGTCGCAGCCATGTTGACTGGCTGGGTGTTGAAGAGGTGTATCTGTACAGCGACGCCACCACCTCCAAGATCGCCCGCACTGTCACACAGAAGCTTGGTTTCTCAAAAG CCTCAAGCAGTGGCACCAGGCTTCATCGAGGCTATGTGGAGGAGGCATCTTTGGAAGATAAGCCCCCACAGACAACCCACATTGTCTTTGTTGTGCATGGCATTGGCCAGAAGATGGACAAAGATCGTATTATCAAGAACACGGGCAT GCTGCGAGAGGCGGTGCGGAAAATGGAAGAGAAACACTTTTCCGAGCACATTGAGGAGCATGTGGAGTTTTTGCCAGTAGAGTGGCGCTCCAAACTGAGCCTGGATGGAG ACACAGTCGACTCCATCACACTAGATAAAGTGCGAGGGCTGAGAGACTTACTGAACAGCAGTGCCATGGACATCATGTATTACACCAGCCCTCTCTACAGAGATGAG ATCACTAAAGGCTTGACCCAGGAACTCAACCGACTGTACACACTTTTTTGCACTCGGAACCCAGAGTTTGAGCAGAATGGGGGCAAGGTATCCATCGTTTCCCACTCTCTAGGCTGTGTGATTGCATACGACATCATGACTGGCTGGGACCCGGTGCGTTTTCGCATGCAGGAGCTACAGGAGCCTGACGAGGAGGAGTTGCGCTGGATGAACTACAAAGAGCGCCATCTGTTGGAGCAGGTGCAACATGCCAGACAAAG GTTGCAAGAACTGGAGGAACAGCTTCAGGGTTTAGAGGCTACTAAACCTCCAGGTGCTCCTGAATTGAAGTTTAAG GTAGAGAACTACTTCTGCATGGGCTCTCCCCTAGCGGTGTTCTTGGCATTGCGTGGCATTCGACCAGGGAACAGTGGATACCAGGACCACATCATGCCGAAATCCATCTGTCAGCgcctttttaatattttccacCCCACAGACCCAGTG GCCTATCGACTGGAGCCCCTTGTGTTGAAACACTACAACAATATTGCACCTGTCCAAATACACTG GTGCAACACTTCCAATCCAACACCATATGATGAAATGAAACCTGTTTTCCTGAACCCAGTGAAGGATCCCACTTCAGACACAGAGAGTCTTCCCAGCCCCAGTACATCACCTGTAATGTCTCGACGACCCTATGGAGATTCCATCACCACACTGGGCAAGGCCAGCATACTGG GTGCTGCCAGCATTGGAAAAGGCATCGGAGGAATGTTGTTCTCCCGTTTCTCACGCTCCAGCAGTCAACCATCAGGAGTGGATTCTGTAGCACTGGATGGTGAAGAGAAGAGCCAGTCGGTGTATGGCCTGTCCACCATGTCTCAGTCCACCTCCACCATCATTGATGCTGCAG TGGAGATGGAGCACCGCATTGACTTTGAGCTGCGGGAAGGCTTGGTTGAAAGCCGCTACTGGTCAGCAGTCACCTCTCACACAGCCTACTGGAACTCTCCTGATGTGGCCCTGTTCCTGCTGACCTTCATAT